One genomic window of Oryctolagus cuniculus chromosome 11, mOryCun1.1, whole genome shotgun sequence includes the following:
- the PMEPA1 gene encoding protein TMEPAI isoform X3 — MTPANPRQKGALFQGLHSDPESPESSGTCTSASGWGGGPEASSTGSRGCGLLVLEEPGEEQPSGAELEFVQILIIVVVMMVVVVVITCLLNHYRLSPHSLISRHSQARRRGDTLASEGCLWPSESTVSGGGIPEPQVYAPARPADRLAVPPFEQRGRFHRFQPTYPYLQHDIDLPPTISLSDGEEPPPYQGPCTLQLRDPEQQLELNRESVRAPPNRTVFDSDLMDSALLGGPCPPSSNSGISATCYGSGGRMEGPPPTYSEVIGHYPGSFQHQQSSGPPPLLEGTRLQHTHLAPLQSAAVWSKEKDKQKGHPL, encoded by the exons ATGACTCCAGCAAACCCTCGACAAAAGGGAGCACTGTTCCAAGGCCTGCACTCGGATCCGGAGTCGCCGGAGTCTTCCGGAACCTGTACATCCgcgtcggggtggggtgggggaccgGAGGCTTCGTCCACGGGCAGCAGAGGCTGCGGGCTGTTGGTGCTGGAGGAGCCGGGTGAGGAGCAGCCTTCCGGAG CGGAGCTGGAGTTCGTGCAGATCCTCATCAtcgtggtggtgatgatggtggtggtggtggtgatcaCGTGCCTGCTGAACCACTACCGGCTGTCACCGCACTCGCTCATCAGCCGGCACAGCCAGGCCCGCCGGAGGGGCGACACCCTCGCCTCG GAAGGCTGCCTCTGGCCCTCGGAGAGCACCGTGTCAGGAGGCGGAATCCCGGAG ccgcaGGTCtacgccccggcccggcccgctgACCGCCTGGCCGTGCCGCCCTTCGAGCAGCGGGGCCGCTTCCACCGCTTCCAGCCCACCTACCCGTACCTGCAGCACGACATCGACCTGCCGCCCACCATCTCCCTGTCGGACGGCGAGGAGCCCCCGCCctaccagggcccctgcaccctccagcTGCGGGACCCcgagcagcagctggagctgaaccgggAGTCGGTGCGTGCGCCCCCCAACAGAACCGTCTTCGACAGCGACCTGATGGACAGCGCCCTGCTGGGCGGCCCCTGCCCCCCCAGCAGTAACTCGGGCATCAGCGCCACGTGCTACGGCAGCGGCGGGCGCATGGAGGGGCCGCCGCCCACCTACAGCGAGGTCATCGGCCACTACCCCGGCTCCTTCCAGCACCAGCAGAGCAGTGGGCCGCCCCCCTTGCTGGAGGGGACCCGGCTGCAGCACACGCACCTCGCCCCCCTGCAGAGCGCGGCTGTCTGGAGCAAGGAGAAGGATAAACAGAAGGGGCACCCCCTCTAG
- the PMEPA1 gene encoding protein TMEPAI isoform X1 has protein sequence MTPANPRQKGALFQGLHSDPESPESSGTCTSASGWGGGPEASSTGSRGCGLLVLEEPGEEQPSGAELEFVQILIIVVVMMVVVVVITCLLNHYRLSPHSLISRHSQARRRGDTLASEGCLWPSESTVSGGGIPESRVSASALPRPQPQVYAPARPADRLAVPPFEQRGRFHRFQPTYPYLQHDIDLPPTISLSDGEEPPPYQGPCTLQLRDPEQQLELNRESVRAPPNRTVFDSDLMDSALLGGPCPPSSNSGISATCYGSGGRMEGPPPTYSEVIGHYPGSFQHQQSSGPPPLLEGTRLQHTHLAPLQSAAVWSKEKDKQKGHPL, from the exons ATGACTCCAGCAAACCCTCGACAAAAGGGAGCACTGTTCCAAGGCCTGCACTCGGATCCGGAGTCGCCGGAGTCTTCCGGAACCTGTACATCCgcgtcggggtggggtgggggaccgGAGGCTTCGTCCACGGGCAGCAGAGGCTGCGGGCTGTTGGTGCTGGAGGAGCCGGGTGAGGAGCAGCCTTCCGGAG CGGAGCTGGAGTTCGTGCAGATCCTCATCAtcgtggtggtgatgatggtggtggtggtggtgatcaCGTGCCTGCTGAACCACTACCGGCTGTCACCGCACTCGCTCATCAGCCGGCACAGCCAGGCCCGCCGGAGGGGCGACACCCTCGCCTCG GAAGGCTGCCTCTGGCCCTCGGAGAGCACCGTGTCAGGAGGCGGAATCCCGGAG AGCAGGGtctcagcctctgccctgccccgcccccagccgcaGGTCtacgccccggcccggcccgctgACCGCCTGGCCGTGCCGCCCTTCGAGCAGCGGGGCCGCTTCCACCGCTTCCAGCCCACCTACCCGTACCTGCAGCACGACATCGACCTGCCGCCCACCATCTCCCTGTCGGACGGCGAGGAGCCCCCGCCctaccagggcccctgcaccctccagcTGCGGGACCCcgagcagcagctggagctgaaccgggAGTCGGTGCGTGCGCCCCCCAACAGAACCGTCTTCGACAGCGACCTGATGGACAGCGCCCTGCTGGGCGGCCCCTGCCCCCCCAGCAGTAACTCGGGCATCAGCGCCACGTGCTACGGCAGCGGCGGGCGCATGGAGGGGCCGCCGCCCACCTACAGCGAGGTCATCGGCCACTACCCCGGCTCCTTCCAGCACCAGCAGAGCAGTGGGCCGCCCCCCTTGCTGGAGGGGACCCGGCTGCAGCACACGCACCTCGCCCCCCTGCAGAGCGCGGCTGTCTGGAGCAAGGAGAAGGATAAACAGAAGGGGCACCCCCTCTAG
- the PMEPA1 gene encoding protein TMEPAI isoform X7, producing MQLRCGAELEFVQILIIVVVMMVVVVVITCLLNHYRLSPHSLISRHSQARRRGDTLASEGCLWPSESTVSGGGIPESRVSASALPRPQPQVYAPARPADRLAVPPFEQRGRFHRFQPTYPYLQHDIDLPPTISLSDGEEPPPYQGPCTLQLRDPEQQLELNRESVRAPPNRTVFDSDLMDSALLGGPCPPSSNSGISATCYGSGGRMEGPPPTYSEVIGHYPGSFQHQQSSGPPPLLEGTRLQHTHLAPLQSAAVWSKEKDKQKGHPL from the exons CGGAGCTGGAGTTCGTGCAGATCCTCATCAtcgtggtggtgatgatggtggtggtggtggtgatcaCGTGCCTGCTGAACCACTACCGGCTGTCACCGCACTCGCTCATCAGCCGGCACAGCCAGGCCCGCCGGAGGGGCGACACCCTCGCCTCG GAAGGCTGCCTCTGGCCCTCGGAGAGCACCGTGTCAGGAGGCGGAATCCCGGAG AGCAGGGtctcagcctctgccctgccccgcccccagccgcaGGTCtacgccccggcccggcccgctgACCGCCTGGCCGTGCCGCCCTTCGAGCAGCGGGGCCGCTTCCACCGCTTCCAGCCCACCTACCCGTACCTGCAGCACGACATCGACCTGCCGCCCACCATCTCCCTGTCGGACGGCGAGGAGCCCCCGCCctaccagggcccctgcaccctccagcTGCGGGACCCcgagcagcagctggagctgaaccgggAGTCGGTGCGTGCGCCCCCCAACAGAACCGTCTTCGACAGCGACCTGATGGACAGCGCCCTGCTGGGCGGCCCCTGCCCCCCCAGCAGTAACTCGGGCATCAGCGCCACGTGCTACGGCAGCGGCGGGCGCATGGAGGGGCCGCCGCCCACCTACAGCGAGGTCATCGGCCACTACCCCGGCTCCTTCCAGCACCAGCAGAGCAGTGGGCCGCCCCCCTTGCTGGAGGGGACCCGGCTGCAGCACACGCACCTCGCCCCCCTGCAGAGCGCGGCTGTCTGGAGCAAGGAGAAGGATAAACAGAAGGGGCACCCCCTCTAG
- the PMEPA1 gene encoding protein TMEPAI isoform X8, which produces MWLTQTAELEFVQILIIVVVMMVVVVVITCLLNHYRLSPHSLISRHSQARRRGDTLASEGCLWPSESTVSGGGIPEPQVYAPARPADRLAVPPFEQRGRFHRFQPTYPYLQHDIDLPPTISLSDGEEPPPYQGPCTLQLRDPEQQLELNRESVRAPPNRTVFDSDLMDSALLGGPCPPSSNSGISATCYGSGGRMEGPPPTYSEVIGHYPGSFQHQQSSGPPPLLEGTRLQHTHLAPLQSAAVWSKEKDKQKGHPL; this is translated from the exons CGGAGCTGGAGTTCGTGCAGATCCTCATCAtcgtggtggtgatgatggtggtggtggtggtgatcaCGTGCCTGCTGAACCACTACCGGCTGTCACCGCACTCGCTCATCAGCCGGCACAGCCAGGCCCGCCGGAGGGGCGACACCCTCGCCTCG GAAGGCTGCCTCTGGCCCTCGGAGAGCACCGTGTCAGGAGGCGGAATCCCGGAG ccgcaGGTCtacgccccggcccggcccgctgACCGCCTGGCCGTGCCGCCCTTCGAGCAGCGGGGCCGCTTCCACCGCTTCCAGCCCACCTACCCGTACCTGCAGCACGACATCGACCTGCCGCCCACCATCTCCCTGTCGGACGGCGAGGAGCCCCCGCCctaccagggcccctgcaccctccagcTGCGGGACCCcgagcagcagctggagctgaaccgggAGTCGGTGCGTGCGCCCCCCAACAGAACCGTCTTCGACAGCGACCTGATGGACAGCGCCCTGCTGGGCGGCCCCTGCCCCCCCAGCAGTAACTCGGGCATCAGCGCCACGTGCTACGGCAGCGGCGGGCGCATGGAGGGGCCGCCGCCCACCTACAGCGAGGTCATCGGCCACTACCCCGGCTCCTTCCAGCACCAGCAGAGCAGTGGGCCGCCCCCCTTGCTGGAGGGGACCCGGCTGCAGCACACGCACCTCGCCCCCCTGCAGAGCGCGGCTGTCTGGAGCAAGGAGAAGGATAAACAGAAGGGGCACCCCCTCTAG
- the PMEPA1 gene encoding protein TMEPAI isoform X6: MWLTQTAELEFVQILIIVVVMMVVVVVITCLLNHYRLSPHSLISRHSQARRRGDTLASEGCLWPSESTVSGGGIPESRVSASALPRPQPQVYAPARPADRLAVPPFEQRGRFHRFQPTYPYLQHDIDLPPTISLSDGEEPPPYQGPCTLQLRDPEQQLELNRESVRAPPNRTVFDSDLMDSALLGGPCPPSSNSGISATCYGSGGRMEGPPPTYSEVIGHYPGSFQHQQSSGPPPLLEGTRLQHTHLAPLQSAAVWSKEKDKQKGHPL, from the exons CGGAGCTGGAGTTCGTGCAGATCCTCATCAtcgtggtggtgatgatggtggtggtggtggtgatcaCGTGCCTGCTGAACCACTACCGGCTGTCACCGCACTCGCTCATCAGCCGGCACAGCCAGGCCCGCCGGAGGGGCGACACCCTCGCCTCG GAAGGCTGCCTCTGGCCCTCGGAGAGCACCGTGTCAGGAGGCGGAATCCCGGAG AGCAGGGtctcagcctctgccctgccccgcccccagccgcaGGTCtacgccccggcccggcccgctgACCGCCTGGCCGTGCCGCCCTTCGAGCAGCGGGGCCGCTTCCACCGCTTCCAGCCCACCTACCCGTACCTGCAGCACGACATCGACCTGCCGCCCACCATCTCCCTGTCGGACGGCGAGGAGCCCCCGCCctaccagggcccctgcaccctccagcTGCGGGACCCcgagcagcagctggagctgaaccgggAGTCGGTGCGTGCGCCCCCCAACAGAACCGTCTTCGACAGCGACCTGATGGACAGCGCCCTGCTGGGCGGCCCCTGCCCCCCCAGCAGTAACTCGGGCATCAGCGCCACGTGCTACGGCAGCGGCGGGCGCATGGAGGGGCCGCCGCCCACCTACAGCGAGGTCATCGGCCACTACCCCGGCTCCTTCCAGCACCAGCAGAGCAGTGGGCCGCCCCCCTTGCTGGAGGGGACCCGGCTGCAGCACACGCACCTCGCCCCCCTGCAGAGCGCGGCTGTCTGGAGCAAGGAGAAGGATAAACAGAAGGGGCACCCCCTCTAG
- the PMEPA1 gene encoding protein TMEPAI isoform X2, giving the protein MMVVVVVITCLLNHYRLSPHSLISRHSQARRRGDTLASEGCLWPSESTVSGGGIPESRVSASALPRPQPQVYAPARPADRLAVPPFEQRGRFHRFQPTYPYLQHDIDLPPTISLSDGEEPPPYQGPCTLQLRDPEQQLELNRESVRAPPNRTVFDSDLMDSALLGGPCPPSSNSGISATCYGSGGRMEGPPPTYSEVIGHYPGSFQHQQSSGPPPLLEGTRLQHTHLAPLQSAAVWSKEKDKQKGHPL; this is encoded by the exons atgatggtggtggtggtggtgatcaCGTGCCTGCTGAACCACTACCGGCTGTCACCGCACTCGCTCATCAGCCGGCACAGCCAGGCCCGCCGGAGGGGCGACACCCTCGCCTCG GAAGGCTGCCTCTGGCCCTCGGAGAGCACCGTGTCAGGAGGCGGAATCCCGGAG AGCAGGGtctcagcctctgccctgccccgcccccagccgcaGGTCtacgccccggcccggcccgctgACCGCCTGGCCGTGCCGCCCTTCGAGCAGCGGGGCCGCTTCCACCGCTTCCAGCCCACCTACCCGTACCTGCAGCACGACATCGACCTGCCGCCCACCATCTCCCTGTCGGACGGCGAGGAGCCCCCGCCctaccagggcccctgcaccctccagcTGCGGGACCCcgagcagcagctggagctgaaccgggAGTCGGTGCGTGCGCCCCCCAACAGAACCGTCTTCGACAGCGACCTGATGGACAGCGCCCTGCTGGGCGGCCCCTGCCCCCCCAGCAGTAACTCGGGCATCAGCGCCACGTGCTACGGCAGCGGCGGGCGCATGGAGGGGCCGCCGCCCACCTACAGCGAGGTCATCGGCCACTACCCCGGCTCCTTCCAGCACCAGCAGAGCAGTGGGCCGCCCCCCTTGCTGGAGGGGACCCGGCTGCAGCACACGCACCTCGCCCCCCTGCAGAGCGCGGCTGTCTGGAGCAAGGAGAAGGATAAACAGAAGGGGCACCCCCTCTAG
- the PMEPA1 gene encoding protein TMEPAI isoform X9 yields the protein MMVVVVVITCLLNHYRLSPHSLISRHSQARRRGDTLASEGCLWPSESTVSGGGIPEPQVYAPARPADRLAVPPFEQRGRFHRFQPTYPYLQHDIDLPPTISLSDGEEPPPYQGPCTLQLRDPEQQLELNRESVRAPPNRTVFDSDLMDSALLGGPCPPSSNSGISATCYGSGGRMEGPPPTYSEVIGHYPGSFQHQQSSGPPPLLEGTRLQHTHLAPLQSAAVWSKEKDKQKGHPL from the exons atgatggtggtggtggtggtgatcaCGTGCCTGCTGAACCACTACCGGCTGTCACCGCACTCGCTCATCAGCCGGCACAGCCAGGCCCGCCGGAGGGGCGACACCCTCGCCTCG GAAGGCTGCCTCTGGCCCTCGGAGAGCACCGTGTCAGGAGGCGGAATCCCGGAG ccgcaGGTCtacgccccggcccggcccgctgACCGCCTGGCCGTGCCGCCCTTCGAGCAGCGGGGCCGCTTCCACCGCTTCCAGCCCACCTACCCGTACCTGCAGCACGACATCGACCTGCCGCCCACCATCTCCCTGTCGGACGGCGAGGAGCCCCCGCCctaccagggcccctgcaccctccagcTGCGGGACCCcgagcagcagctggagctgaaccgggAGTCGGTGCGTGCGCCCCCCAACAGAACCGTCTTCGACAGCGACCTGATGGACAGCGCCCTGCTGGGCGGCCCCTGCCCCCCCAGCAGTAACTCGGGCATCAGCGCCACGTGCTACGGCAGCGGCGGGCGCATGGAGGGGCCGCCGCCCACCTACAGCGAGGTCATCGGCCACTACCCCGGCTCCTTCCAGCACCAGCAGAGCAGTGGGCCGCCCCCCTTGCTGGAGGGGACCCGGCTGCAGCACACGCACCTCGCCCCCCTGCAGAGCGCGGCTGTCTGGAGCAAGGAGAAGGATAAACAGAAGGGGCACCCCCTCTAG